A DNA window from Ornithodoros turicata isolate Travis chromosome 10, ASM3712646v1, whole genome shotgun sequence contains the following coding sequences:
- the LOC135370853 gene encoding ras-related protein Rab-34-like: MRSSTRVLRDFPQPYSYCESPYKETDFPAGIRDVNSGEFVHPADCRTSKIVVVGDISVGKTCLINKFCHEVYDANYKATIGVDFEVEKLDILGIPFSLQIWDTAGQERFRSITSAYYRGAQVVVLVFDLSLSSSLYNIPQWLEDTLASCGTNEPLRFLVGSKKDLLQNDLLLEGMEDDARKMARKLDAEFWSVSSKTGENVEKFFVRLAALAFVRCINRELAETTVTAEKTSSQFVHLKQKKKSKSCKCSTDK, encoded by the exons ATGCGCAGCAGCACGCGCGTCCTTCGAGACTTCCCGCAG CCATATTCCTACTGCGAGAGCCCCTACAAAGAAACGGACTTCCCAGCCGGGATTCGTGACGTCAACAGCGGGGAATTCGTGCATCCTGCAGA CTGTAGGACATCGAAAATCGTCGTCGTGGGTGACATTTCCGTTGGAAAGACGTGCCTCATAAACAA GTTTTGCCATGAAGTGTACGACGCAAATTACAAGGCTACGATTGGTGTCGACTTTGAAGTGGAGAAGCTCGACATTCTGGGTATCCCATTCAGCCTACAAAT ATGGGACACAGCGGGCCAGGAGCGTTTCAGGAGCATCACGTCTGCATACTACAGAGGAGCTCAAG TGGTAGTGCTCGTATTCGACTTGTCGCTTTCGTCAAGCCTCTACAACATCCCTCAGTGGCTAGAAGATACATTAGCCTCGTGCGGCACAAACGAACCCCTAAGATTCCTTGTTGGGTCCAAGAAGGATCTACTTCAG AATGACCTGCTCTTGGAAGGCATGGAGGATGATGCAAGAAAAATGGCACGCAAACTTGATGCAGAGTTTTGGTCAGTCTCCTCTAAAACAG GAGAAAACGTGGAAAAATTCTTCGTGCGGCTAGCAGCTCTCGCATTTGTCCGCTGCATAAATAGAGAACTTGCAGAGACGACTGTGACAGCAGAGAAGACTTCCTCACAGTTTGTTC acctgaagcagaagaaaaagtCAAAGTCCtgcaaatgttccactgacaagtaA